In one Roseburia intestinalis L1-82 genomic region, the following are encoded:
- a CDS encoding ATP-binding protein, with protein sequence MEQTMLIAVLIAALVGLFLFDTVRLRRMQVQRDAAKEEVAEVKTEFLSRISHEIKTPMNVIVGATALGLEETEHPERMEECLNRIRGASEFLMGLLNDLVDMSKIENGKFHLHPKPYSFTEFLNEVENMMEPMCERKWIRFHMPHEEININMMVDPVRFFQIFFNLLSNAVKFTPEGGEVTFRICNYATHNNQFCADYVVSDNGMGMSEEFQQILFQPFTQESVNQGEPGNGAGLGLAIVRSIVDLMGGTITVKSEPQKGTEIKVHLEIEIAEIQPEIEVAHRSAEEIQNILRGKRVLLVEDHPLDVEISRRILEHVAVNVISAQDGKAALEQFKAEEPYHFDAILMDIQMPNMNGFVAARAIRKVAKPDAQIIPIIALSADDTLEDVRKCKEAGMNAHIAKPVEPQKLYQILCEYLLAPI encoded by the coding sequence ATGGAACAGACAATGTTGATCGCAGTACTGATCGCGGCACTTGTGGGATTGTTTTTGTTTGACACGGTGCGTCTGCGGCGCATGCAGGTGCAGAGGGATGCAGCGAAAGAGGAAGTTGCAGAAGTAAAAACAGAGTTTTTGTCGCGCATCAGTCACGAGATCAAGACACCGATGAACGTGATCGTGGGGGCAACGGCGTTAGGACTTGAAGAGACGGAACATCCGGAGCGGATGGAAGAGTGTTTAAACCGGATACGCGGCGCGAGTGAATTTCTGATGGGACTTTTGAATGATCTGGTGGATATGTCTAAGATCGAAAACGGAAAGTTCCATCTTCATCCCAAGCCGTATTCGTTTACGGAATTTTTAAATGAAGTGGAAAATATGATGGAGCCGATGTGTGAGCGCAAATGGATCCGATTTCATATGCCGCATGAGGAGATCAACATTAATATGATGGTTGATCCGGTGCGGTTTTTCCAGATATTTTTTAATCTGCTCTCCAACGCGGTGAAGTTTACACCGGAGGGCGGGGAGGTCACATTCCGCATCTGTAATTATGCCACGCACAACAATCAATTTTGTGCCGACTATGTGGTGTCCGACAACGGAATGGGAATGAGCGAAGAGTTTCAGCAGATTCTCTTCCAGCCATTTACGCAGGAGAGCGTGAATCAGGGTGAACCGGGAAACGGAGCGGGACTCGGACTTGCGATCGTGAGAAGCATCGTTGATCTGATGGGCGGAACGATCACGGTAAAAAGCGAGCCGCAGAAAGGTACGGAGATAAAAGTCCATCTTGAGATTGAGATTGCGGAGATACAGCCGGAGATCGAAGTGGCACACCGTTCCGCGGAGGAGATACAGAACATCCTGCGGGGAAAGAGGGTTCTGCTTGTGGAGGATCATCCACTTGATGTTGAGATCAGCAGGCGTATCTTAGAGCATGTGGCGGTAAATGTGATCAGTGCGCAGGATGGAAAAGCGGCATTAGAGCAGTTTAAAGCGGAAGAACCCTATCATTTTGATGCGATACTGATGGATATCCAGATGCCAAACATGAACGGTTTTGTTGCGGCGAGAGCGATAAGGAAGGTTGCAAAGCCGGATGCGCAGATCATTCCGATCATAGCATTGAGTGCAGACGATACGCTGGAAGATGTGAGAAAATGCAAGGAAGCGGGCATGAATGCACATATTGCAAAACCGGTTGAACCGCAAAAATTATATCAGATTTTGTGTGAGTACCTGCTTGCGCCGATTTAA
- a CDS encoding helix-turn-helix domain-containing protein: MNRKEKNPAGMILRAERIRQGKGQKEVCYGICVVSYLSKIERGSAEPDMAILKQLFARLGINYETDSAFLTESRKQIDEFFYNLQYGLENETVWKKLAGKWDRLLMSPLTIDIRLVSAIYYSESTWKEVDESFIESLMKKEADGNDIQNFLNENVSTLAQLEDCMDEKQYAYYSLVCSRLTKDPAEKMEWYQKVQHGLQNTLGMSCLISGYYEQAEYDAIHRMENRFVTAALEEGNVYALADYYFMNGSAYACVDMDEMMTVYYERTRRLLQNTGWWKEYEQGLYYNMGATYLAVGRYEEALDCLNRVRSEDFLLCHKKAWLHLLLGNTREADHYLAIMKQLLSRKDMKGKMAERLMYEELCMEQKQDFTADPAYLDLIERLIRALIKEKSFGFLYQYKNVILEAYTRQRKYKKALEFSEQISAKTRKSTF; this comes from the coding sequence ATGAATAGAAAAGAAAAAAATCCGGCAGGGATGATTTTGCGCGCGGAGCGGATCAGACAGGGAAAGGGGCAGAAAGAAGTCTGCTATGGCATCTGTGTGGTTTCGTATTTAAGTAAAATCGAGCGTGGATCGGCGGAGCCGGATATGGCAATTTTAAAGCAGCTTTTTGCAAGACTTGGAATCAATTATGAGACAGATTCTGCGTTTCTTACTGAGAGCAGGAAACAGATAGATGAATTTTTTTACAATCTGCAATATGGGCTGGAAAATGAAACGGTATGGAAAAAACTTGCCGGAAAATGGGACAGGCTTTTGATGTCACCGCTTACAATCGATATCAGACTGGTGTCCGCAATTTATTACAGTGAGAGCACATGGAAAGAAGTAGATGAGAGCTTTATCGAAAGTTTGATGAAAAAAGAAGCGGATGGAAATGACATACAAAATTTTTTGAATGAGAATGTCAGCACTTTAGCGCAGTTAGAAGACTGCATGGATGAAAAACAGTATGCCTATTACAGTCTGGTCTGTTCAAGACTCACAAAAGATCCGGCAGAGAAAATGGAATGGTATCAGAAAGTACAACACGGACTGCAGAACACGCTTGGCATGAGCTGTCTGATTTCCGGTTATTATGAACAGGCAGAATACGACGCGATTCACCGGATGGAGAACCGTTTTGTGACGGCGGCATTAGAAGAGGGAAATGTATATGCACTGGCGGATTATTATTTTATGAATGGAAGCGCATATGCATGTGTCGATATGGATGAGATGATGACCGTCTATTATGAGCGCACCAGAAGACTATTACAGAATACCGGATGGTGGAAAGAATACGAGCAGGGATTATATTATAATATGGGGGCGACCTATCTTGCAGTTGGAAGATATGAGGAAGCACTCGACTGTTTAAACCGTGTCCGGTCAGAAGATTTCCTGCTCTGTCATAAAAAGGCATGGTTACATCTTCTCCTTGGAAATACCAGGGAGGCGGATCATTATCTTGCAATAATGAAACAGTTACTTTCCCGGAAAGATATGAAGGGTAAGATGGCAGAGCGTCTGATGTATGAGGAACTTTGCATGGAACAAAAGCAAGACTTTACGGCGGATCCGGCATATTTAGATCTGATCGAACGACTGATCAGGGCACTCATAAAAGAAAAGTCGTTTGGTTTCCTCTATCAGTATAAAAATGTGATTTTAGAAGCCTATACGAGGCAGCGAAAATATAAAAAGGCACTGGAGTTTAGTGAACAAATTTCCGCAAAGACCAGAAAAAGTACGTTTTAG
- the ltrA gene encoding group II intron reverse transcriptase/maturase → MDTSSLMEQILSNDNLNRAYLQVVRNKGAEGVDGMKYTELKEYLAKNGEIIKEQLRIRKYKPQPVRRVEIPKPDGGVRNLGVPTVTDRFIQQAIAQVLTPIYEEQFHDHSYGFRPNRCAQQAILTALDMMNDGNDWIVDIDLEKFFDTVNHDKLMTIIGRTIKDGDVISIVRKYLVSGIMIDDEYEDSIVGTPQGGNLSPLLANIMLNELDKEMEKRGLNFVRYADDCIIMVGSEMSANRVMRNISRFIEEKLGLKVNMTKSKVDRPRGIKYLGFGFYYDTSAQQFKAKPHAKSVMKYKKRMRELTCRSWGVSNSYKVERLNQLIRGWINYFKIGSMKTLCRELDGNIRYRIRMCIWKHWKTPQNKEKNLVKLGVPRWAAHKVANTGNRYAHMCHNGWIQKAISTKRLTSFGLVSMLDYYTERCVTC, encoded by the coding sequence ATGGACACAAGTAGTCTAATGGAGCAGATACTATCTAACGATAATCTCAACAGAGCATATCTGCAAGTCGTACGAAACAAAGGTGCCGAGGGAGTAGACGGAATGAAGTACACAGAACTCAAGGAATATCTTGCAAAGAACGGCGAAATTATCAAGGAACAGTTGAGGATAAGAAAATATAAACCTCAACCAGTACGAAGAGTGGAGATACCAAAGCCTGATGGTGGTGTCAGAAACCTGGGAGTACCGACAGTAACAGACAGATTCATACAACAAGCTATTGCACAGGTTTTAACACCAATCTATGAGGAACAATTCCATGACCATAGCTATGGATTCAGACCGAACAGATGTGCACAGCAAGCAATCCTTACAGCACTCGATATGATGAATGACGGAAATGATTGGATTGTAGACATTGACTTGGAAAAGTTCTTTGACACAGTAAATCATGACAAACTTATGACTATCATAGGTAGAACTATTAAAGATGGAGATGTTATCTCTATTGTCAGAAAATACCTAGTCAGTGGAATCATGATTGACGATGAGTATGAGGATTCTATCGTGGGAACACCTCAAGGTGGAAATCTCTCGCCATTATTGGCAAATATTATGCTGAACGAACTAGACAAGGAAATGGAAAAGAGAGGACTTAACTTTGTACGGTATGCGGATGACTGTATCATTATGGTCGGAAGTGAAATGTCTGCGAATAGAGTTATGAGAAATATCTCACGATTCATTGAGGAAAAACTAGGACTTAAAGTCAATATGACGAAGAGCAAAGTAGATAGACCAAGAGGAATTAAATACCTTGGGTTTGGATTCTACTACGATACAAGTGCACAGCAATTCAAGGCGAAACCACATGCAAAATCAGTAATGAAGTATAAGAAGAGGATGAGGGAACTCACTTGTCGTAGCTGGGGCGTTAGCAACAGCTATAAAGTAGAGAGACTTAATCAGCTTATCAGAGGATGGATTAACTACTTTAAGATAGGTAGTATGAAAACTCTCTGTAGAGAACTTGATGGAAACATTAGATATAGAATACGCATGTGTATTTGGAAACATTGGAAAACACCACAAAACAAAGAGAAGAATTTGGTTAAACTCGGCGTTCCAAGATGGGCGGCACATAAAGTGGCAAATACTGGCAATCGGTATGCACACATGTGTCACAATGGATGGATACAAAAGGCTATAAGCACAAAGAGACTAACTTCATTTGGATTAGTCTCAATGTTAGATTACTACACCGAAAGGTGTGTTACTTGTTAA
- a CDS encoding MFS transporter, which translates to MSHQQKTLWTKDFTSIAIATILTAVGGEAMNLPISLLVFDETGSTFLSALVLICGVLPDIVLSVLVAPLIDKGGKKKWIVGLDIVTAVLYAVMGLYISGHAFNYLLYLIFVLAVGTISVFYRLAYDAWYPNLIPNGMEQKGYAVSNTIYPLVIIAMSPAATFLYEKISMAHIFYLVAGITMVSVIVESRIHEEKEEAQDDYTWKQYCQDIREGFHYLKKEKGIRNIYTYMSITSGVSDGNTVLIQAFYQTVPWLTVTMLGFLKSAEMIGRGLGGIFQYKKEIPVKKRYAFTKFVYTVYGLMDILLLYLPYPLMLCNRFLCGALGISSATIRETAVQSYLPENMRARINAFFNMVFAIGSVAFQMAAGALGQIMSYRFAILLLATIELTAMFLLICLPAKENRPVYEAVRNAE; encoded by the coding sequence ATGTCACACCAGCAAAAAACACTCTGGACAAAAGATTTCACCAGTATCGCCATAGCAACCATTTTAACAGCCGTAGGTGGCGAAGCCATGAACCTGCCGATCAGCCTTTTGGTATTTGATGAGACCGGATCTACATTTTTATCAGCATTGGTACTGATCTGTGGCGTTTTGCCGGACATTGTCCTTTCTGTTTTAGTTGCTCCATTAATTGATAAAGGCGGAAAGAAAAAATGGATCGTCGGACTGGATATTGTAACGGCGGTATTGTATGCGGTAATGGGACTCTATATCAGTGGTCATGCATTCAATTACCTGTTGTATCTGATATTTGTCCTTGCAGTGGGAACAATCTCAGTGTTTTACCGTCTTGCATATGATGCATGGTATCCAAATCTGATACCGAATGGGATGGAGCAGAAGGGTTATGCGGTCAGCAATACGATCTATCCGCTTGTCATTATTGCAATGTCCCCGGCGGCAACCTTTTTGTATGAAAAAATATCCATGGCACACATTTTTTATCTGGTTGCCGGTATCACGATGGTATCTGTCATCGTGGAGAGCCGGATTCATGAGGAAAAGGAAGAAGCACAGGACGATTATACCTGGAAGCAGTATTGTCAGGATATCAGGGAAGGATTTCATTATCTGAAAAAAGAAAAGGGCATTCGTAACATCTATACTTATATGAGTATCACAAGCGGTGTGTCAGATGGAAATACCGTACTGATACAGGCGTTTTACCAGACAGTGCCGTGGCTTACGGTTACGATGCTTGGATTTTTAAAAAGTGCGGAAATGATCGGGCGGGGACTTGGCGGCATTTTTCAGTATAAAAAAGAAATACCGGTAAAAAAACGTTATGCGTTTACCAAATTTGTCTATACGGTCTATGGACTGATGGATATTTTACTTTTATATCTGCCATATCCGCTGATGCTGTGTAACCGTTTCCTTTGTGGGGCACTTGGCATCTCAAGTGCGACTATCCGTGAGACAGCAGTGCAGAGCTATCTGCCCGAAAATATGCGGGCGCGTATCAACGCATTTTTTAATATGGTATTTGCGATCGGAAGTGTGGCATTCCAGATGGCAGCGGGAGCACTGGGACAGATCATGTCTTACCGGTTTGCAATTCTGCTGCTCGCGACGATAGAACTTACCGCCATGTTTCTGCTGATCTGCCTTCCGGCAAAAGAAAACCGCCCCGTATACGAGGCGGTCCGAAACGCAGAGTAG
- a CDS encoding LacI family DNA-binding transcriptional regulator: MATIKDIATRLGVSVSTVSKGLNGASDISEELRQMVLDTAVEMGYATKKSKKKENRKLAVFIENMEYETEDQFGYDIVLGFKQNAFRHNWDVTVIPVTPAFQLTEKYDTYMLKNGFCGAFLVGFALHDEWMQQLSHTTMPTVLFDNYIEKNPNVCYVGTDNYEGIDAAVDHLYTLGHKKIAFLNGSLHSMVSEQRQEAFYNSMKAHGLTVDEKLTAYGYYVADSAKYHVPTFLGAGATAIICGNDLIASGVIAECKLRGFRVPEDISVVGFDDLPLSASLEPPLTTVRQERNELGKCAYVVLNSLVHHIPFCRTQIRARLIERESTARCPAVPEIKPLA; the protein is encoded by the coding sequence ATGGCAACAATCAAAGATATTGCAACAAGACTCGGTGTTTCCGTCAGTACCGTATCAAAAGGTTTAAATGGCGCGAGTGACATCAGCGAAGAATTACGTCAGATGGTGCTTGACACTGCAGTTGAAATGGGATACGCAACAAAAAAATCAAAGAAAAAAGAAAACCGCAAACTGGCGGTTTTTATCGAAAATATGGAATATGAAACGGAAGATCAGTTTGGCTACGATATCGTACTCGGTTTCAAACAGAATGCTTTCCGCCATAATTGGGATGTCACCGTTATTCCGGTCACACCTGCTTTTCAGCTTACAGAAAAATATGATACATACATGTTAAAGAACGGTTTCTGCGGTGCCTTTTTAGTCGGATTCGCCCTGCATGACGAATGGATGCAACAGCTTTCCCACACCACAATGCCGACTGTTCTCTTTGATAACTATATCGAAAAAAATCCGAACGTCTGCTACGTCGGCACCGATAACTATGAGGGCATCGACGCAGCCGTAGATCATCTTTATACGCTCGGTCACAAAAAAATTGCTTTCTTAAACGGTTCCCTGCACTCCATGGTATCCGAGCAGCGCCAGGAAGCATTTTATAACAGCATGAAAGCTCACGGACTGACTGTTGATGAGAAGCTGACCGCCTACGGCTATTATGTGGCAGACAGCGCAAAGTATCACGTCCCGACGTTTCTCGGCGCAGGTGCGACTGCGATCATCTGCGGCAACGATCTGATTGCTTCCGGTGTGATCGCTGAGTGTAAGCTGCGCGGTTTCCGTGTTCCGGAGGATATCAGCGTTGTCGGTTTTGATGACCTGCCGCTCTCTGCCTCCTTAGAGCCGCCGCTTACCACGGTTCGTCAGGAGCGCAATGAGCTTGGAAAATGCGCTTACGTCGTTTTAAATTCTCTGGTGCACCACATCCCGTTCTGCCGGACGCAGATCCGCGCCAGACTCATCGAGAGAGAGTCGACGGCACGCTGTCCGGCGGTGCCGGAGATTAAACCGCTGGCTTAA
- the malQ gene encoding 4-alpha-glucanotransferase, translating into MARGAGILLAITSLPSSYGIGTLGDAAFQFIDLLVDLKQRYWQVLPIGPTSFGDSPYQSYSAFAGNPYLIDLDDLVQEKLLSVEEIRSFHWGNDEADIDYAMIYENRFKVLKMAFARFDIENEAFVRFCEENAGWLSDYALYTALKKHFGDEEWQKWDEPLRSRDPEALKEYETTLHADILFYEFCQFEFFKQWKKLKEYANNRGIQLIGDLPFYVALDSVDVWANRELFLLEEDGTPKGVAGSPPDAFSENGQKWGSPVYNWSRMEEDGFAWWQARMLEHAKLFDVIRLDHFAAIVKYYVVPNKAEDGRSGKWSRGPGKKLTDAIEKVIGDTHIIVEDIAGKSPIPGVKKLMARTGWPGIKILMFAFGDDTANEHLPHNYTDCNLVVYAGTHDNETIVGYFRDKTDYELAYLYEYLNIKYKEEIPDALIRAAYASIADVVIIQMQDLMKLGNEARMNAPSTVGRNWRWRIGTDELSEERRAWIRTLASVYHR; encoded by the coding sequence ATGGCAAGGGGAGCAGGAATCCTCTTAGCGATCACAAGTTTACCATCTTCATACGGAATTGGTACATTAGGAGATGCGGCATTCCAGTTTATAGATCTGCTGGTGGATTTAAAACAGCGTTACTGGCAGGTGCTGCCGATCGGTCCAACCAGTTTTGGAGACAGTCCATATCAGTCATATTCCGCATTTGCCGGGAATCCATATCTGATCGATCTGGATGATCTTGTGCAGGAGAAGCTGCTTAGTGTGGAAGAGATCCGAAGTTTCCATTGGGGAAATGATGAAGCGGATATTGATTATGCGATGATTTATGAGAACCGCTTTAAAGTTTTGAAAATGGCGTTCGCACGATTCGATATCGAAAATGAAGCTTTTGTAAGGTTCTGTGAAGAAAATGCCGGATGGCTTTCTGATTATGCACTTTATACTGCATTAAAGAAACATTTTGGTGATGAGGAATGGCAGAAGTGGGACGAACCGCTTCGAAGCCGGGATCCTGAGGCATTAAAAGAGTATGAAACAACGTTACATGCAGACATATTGTTCTATGAATTCTGCCAGTTTGAATTTTTTAAACAATGGAAAAAATTAAAAGAATATGCAAATAACAGAGGTATCCAGCTGATTGGTGATCTTCCGTTTTATGTGGCATTAGACAGTGTGGATGTATGGGCAAACCGGGAACTTTTCTTATTGGAAGAGGATGGGACGCCAAAAGGAGTTGCAGGTTCTCCGCCGGATGCATTTTCAGAGAATGGACAAAAGTGGGGAAGTCCAGTATACAACTGGAGCCGGATGGAAGAAGATGGATTTGCCTGGTGGCAGGCGCGTATGTTAGAACATGCAAAGCTGTTTGATGTAATACGGCTTGATCATTTTGCAGCGATCGTAAAGTATTATGTCGTACCGAACAAGGCAGAAGATGGAAGAAGTGGAAAGTGGAGTAGGGGACCTGGAAAGAAACTTACGGATGCAATCGAAAAAGTGATCGGAGATACACACATCATCGTTGAGGATATCGCAGGAAAGAGTCCGATACCGGGTGTGAAGAAGCTGATGGCAAGAACCGGATGGCCGGGCATCAAGATTTTGATGTTCGCATTTGGGGATGATACGGCAAACGAACATCTTCCACATAATTACACCGACTGCAATCTTGTCGTTTATGCGGGAACGCATGACAATGAAACAATTGTTGGTTACTTCAGGGATAAAACAGATTATGAACTTGCGTATCTGTACGAGTATCTGAATATCAAATATAAAGAAGAAATACCGGATGCGCTGATCCGGGCTGCCTATGCAAGCATTGCAGATGTGGTGATCATACAGATGCAGGATCTGATGAAGCTTGGAAATGAAGCGCGGATGAATGCACCATCCACCGTCGGGAGAAACTGGAGATGGAGGATTGGAACCGATGAACTGAGTGAGGAGCGGAGGGCATGGATCCGGACGCTTGCGTCGGTTTATCACAGATAA
- a CDS encoding extracellular solute-binding protein: protein MKKKAVSLLMVAAMMTTMAAGCGNKAANNAGSDAAADNSTTSDAAADNSTTSDAAAEETAGTEAAAADSEDEPWSGTITVWSPQEDQDTGWLAKECDAFNAAHPNWDITFNYGVCAEGDAKATVTQDVENSADVYMLANDNIPDLVSANALAELGGSYLDYVTTTNSDSITASVTYNDAVVAFPFTSNTWFMYYDKSVFSDDDIKSFDTMLEKGKVSFPLSNSWYIQAFYVANGCTLFGDGTDAAAGVDFSGDKAAAVTEYLVDLCKNPNFINDADGAGIAGLRDGSVNAIFSGTWDAESVKEALGDNMGVAALPTVNIGGTEGQMKSFIGSKAIGVNPNTENMQVSMALAAYLAGEDAQKDHYDMRNILPTNTNIAISDDEIATAVTKVMTDTSIMQPLVSEMSNYWSPAENMGKALVAGEITADNAAEKTEDMNTTMNTDIAQ, encoded by the coding sequence ATGAAAAAGAAAGCAGTGTCATTATTAATGGTAGCAGCTATGATGACAACCATGGCAGCAGGATGCGGAAACAAAGCCGCAAACAATGCTGGAAGCGATGCAGCAGCAGACAACAGCACAACAAGTGATGCAGCAGCAGACAACAGCACAACAAGTGATGCAGCAGCAGAGGAGACAGCAGGTACTGAGGCAGCAGCCGCAGATTCTGAAGATGAGCCATGGTCCGGTACAATTACAGTATGGAGTCCACAGGAAGATCAGGACACAGGCTGGCTTGCAAAAGAGTGTGATGCATTTAATGCAGCTCATCCAAACTGGGATATCACTTTCAATTATGGTGTATGTGCAGAGGGTGATGCAAAAGCAACGGTTACACAGGATGTTGAAAACTCCGCAGATGTATATATGTTAGCAAACGATAACATCCCGGATCTGGTATCTGCAAATGCATTAGCAGAGCTTGGAGGAAGCTATCTTGACTATGTAACTACAACAAACTCTGATTCTATTACAGCATCTGTTACTTACAATGATGCAGTAGTGGCATTCCCGTTTACATCAAATACATGGTTCATGTACTATGATAAGAGTGTATTTTCAGATGATGATATTAAGAGCTTTGATACCATGTTAGAAAAAGGAAAAGTTTCTTTCCCATTATCTAACTCCTGGTATATTCAGGCTTTCTATGTAGCAAACGGATGTACATTATTTGGTGATGGTACTGATGCAGCAGCAGGTGTCGATTTTAGTGGTGACAAGGCAGCAGCAGTTACTGAGTATCTTGTAGACCTTTGCAAGAATCCAAACTTCATTAATGATGCAGACGGAGCAGGTATTGCCGGTTTACGTGATGGCAGCGTTAATGCCATTTTCTCAGGTACATGGGATGCAGAATCTGTAAAAGAAGCTCTTGGCGATAACATGGGTGTTGCAGCTCTTCCTACTGTAAATATCGGAGGAACAGAGGGTCAGATGAAATCTTTCATAGGATCTAAAGCAATCGGCGTTAATCCAAATACAGAGAATATGCAGGTTTCCATGGCTTTAGCGGCTTACCTTGCAGGTGAAGATGCCCAGAAAGATCATTATGATATGAGAAATATCCTTCCTACAAATACAAACATTGCAATCTCAGATGATGAAATTGCTACGGCAGTTACAAAAGTTATGACAGATACATCTATCATGCAGCCATTAGTAAGCGAAATGAGCAACTACTGGTCACCGGCTGAGAACATGGGTAAAGCACTGGTCGCTGGTGAGATCACAGCTGATAACGCAGCAGAGAAAACAGAAGATATGAATACAACAATGAACACAGACATTGCACAGTAA
- a CDS encoding carbohydrate ABC transporter permease, with translation MKKGKNKEFSTPYTVTNAVAKGNIITKLSLLIMGLGNIAHKQIGKGIMFLAVEAAYIWYMIQSGIYNLSMLPSLGWREQEKVWNEKKSIYEYTAGDQSALILLYGVATVYITAMFIIVWRESVKSSYKSEVLAKSGKHLNNFKEDCKSLLDQNLYKLLLAAPVMGILIFTILPLIYNITMAFTNYSKVNDHLVLFDWVGLANFKKILNFGDSIGKQFYSVLGWTLIWAIVATALNYILGMILAIIINRKETKGKAFWRFCFVLSIAVPQFVSLLIMRTMLQPTGIVNTLLLKYGLIDTALPFFSNATWARVTVIVINLWVGIPYTLLQVTGILQNIPGELYEAAKIDGANAVQTFFKITLPYMLFVMTPYLITQFTGNINNFNVIFLLSGGNPTPVDATAGKTDLLVTWLYKLTVDKNYYNLGAVIGIMTFIVLAIVALVTYRNTASYKDEEGFM, from the coding sequence ATGAAAAAAGGAAAAAATAAAGAATTTTCAACACCGTACACGGTTACAAATGCGGTGGCAAAAGGAAATATAATCACAAAACTTTCCCTGTTAATTATGGGCTTAGGAAATATTGCACATAAACAAATTGGAAAGGGAATCATGTTTCTTGCAGTAGAAGCTGCATATATCTGGTACATGATTCAGTCAGGAATTTATAATTTATCTATGCTGCCATCTCTTGGATGGAGAGAGCAGGAAAAAGTATGGAACGAAAAAAAGAGTATTTATGAATATACAGCAGGTGACCAGTCAGCACTGATTCTGTTGTATGGAGTGGCAACAGTTTATATTACAGCAATGTTTATCATTGTCTGGAGAGAGTCCGTAAAGAGCTCTTATAAATCGGAAGTGCTGGCAAAATCAGGAAAGCACTTAAACAACTTTAAAGAAGACTGCAAGAGTTTGTTAGATCAAAATTTATATAAATTACTGTTGGCAGCGCCGGTTATGGGAATTTTAATTTTTACGATCTTACCACTGATCTATAACATTACCATGGCGTTCACGAACTACAGTAAGGTCAACGATCATCTGGTATTATTTGACTGGGTGGGACTGGCAAATTTCAAGAAGATTTTAAACTTCGGTGACAGCATCGGCAAGCAGTTCTATTCCGTATTAGGATGGACACTGATCTGGGCCATTGTAGCAACCGCATTAAACTATATCCTCGGTATGATCTTAGCAATTATCATCAACCGTAAGGAGACAAAAGGAAAGGCATTTTGGAGATTCTGTTTTGTACTTTCCATCGCAGTACCGCAGTTCGTATCACTGCTGATCATGCGTACCATGTTACAACCGACCGGTATCGTCAATACGCTGTTATTAAAATATGGTCTGATCGATACCGCATTACCGTTCTTTTCAAATGCAACATGGGCAAGAGTAACGGTTATTGTTATTAACCTCTGGGTAGGTATTCCGTATACGTTACTTCAGGTAACTGGTATTTTACAGAATATTCCGGGTGAACTTTATGAGGCAGCAAAGATCGACGGAGCGAATGCTGTACAGACTTTCTTTAAGATCACATTGCCTTACATGTTATTCGTTATGACGCCGTACCTGATCACACAGTTTACGGGAAATATCAATAACTTCAATGTCATCTTCCTTCTGTCAGGTGGAAATCCTACTCCGGTGGATGCCACGGCAGGAAAGACAGACCTTCTTGTTACCTGGCTGTATAAGCTGACGGTTGATAAGAACTATTATAACTTAGGTGCTGTTATTGGTATTATGACATTTATTGTACTTGCGATCGTAGCATTGGTAACATATCGCAATACCGCATCCTATAAAGATGAGGAGGGATTCATGTAA